From a single Adhaeribacter swui genomic region:
- a CDS encoding o-succinylbenzoate synthase — protein MAIQASVQKHLLNFKFDARTSRGAMQQHEVFYLKLQDTRYPEITGIGECAPLPGLSPEHDSTFEHRLNTWVSDFNKETIDNELFEINYLNNKFNLQYWPSLRFALETAWLDWQQQGSKKLFNNSFSRSQTGIPINGLIWMGDQSFMQQQIEKKLKEGFSCLKLKIGGLDFNTELAILKQIREVASPKVLSIRLDANGAFAPERALNQLEQLSQFAIHSIEQPIKPRQHQVMAYLCRHSPIPIALDEELIGVVDKIEQQQMLLNLKPAYIILKPTLLGGFQATREWIALAAAQNISWWITSALESNIGLNAISQFTAEYNLQTEQGLGTGQLYHNNVRSPLTIRSGKLYYEATATWDLQPLWYQKV, from the coding sequence ATGGCAATACAGGCTTCTGTGCAAAAGCATCTATTAAATTTTAAGTTTGATGCTCGTACCTCGCGGGGAGCTATGCAGCAGCACGAAGTGTTTTATTTAAAATTGCAGGATACCCGTTATCCGGAAATTACCGGAATCGGGGAGTGCGCCCCACTACCTGGTTTAAGTCCGGAACACGATTCTACCTTTGAACACAGATTAAATACTTGGGTAAGTGATTTTAATAAGGAGACTATTGATAATGAATTATTTGAAATAAATTATTTAAATAATAAGTTTAACCTACAGTATTGGCCTTCTTTGCGCTTTGCTCTGGAAACTGCTTGGTTAGATTGGCAGCAACAAGGCAGTAAAAAACTGTTTAATAATTCTTTTTCCCGGTCGCAAACGGGTATTCCAATCAATGGATTAATCTGGATGGGCGACCAATCTTTTATGCAGCAGCAGATTGAGAAGAAGTTAAAAGAAGGTTTTTCTTGCTTAAAATTAAAAATCGGCGGTTTAGATTTCAACACCGAACTCGCCATTTTAAAGCAAATCCGGGAAGTTGCCAGTCCAAAAGTGTTAAGCATCCGGTTGGATGCCAATGGCGCTTTTGCCCCAGAGCGGGCCTTAAACCAGCTAGAACAATTAAGCCAATTCGCCATCCATTCTATAGAACAACCCATAAAACCGAGGCAGCATCAGGTAATGGCTTATTTGTGCCGGCATTCGCCTATTCCTATTGCTTTAGACGAAGAATTGATTGGTGTTGTTGATAAAATCGAGCAGCAACAAATGCTCCTCAATCTGAAGCCGGCTTACATCATTTTAAAGCCAACTTTATTGGGCGGTTTTCAGGCTACTCGAGAATGGATTGCGTTAGCCGCAGCGCAAAACATTTCCTGGTGGATTACATCGGCCCTGGAGTCGAATATTGGGTTAAATGCGATTAGCCAGTTTACGGCCGAGTATAATTTACAGACAGAACAAGGTCTGGGCACGGGCCAACTGTACCACAATAATGTGCGCTCGCCCTTAACTATTAGGTCTGGTAAACTTTATTATGAGGCAACCGCCACCTGGGATTTGCAACCATTATGGTATCAAAAAGTGTAA
- a CDS encoding SIR2 family NAD-dependent protein deacylase has product MTTRKKVVVLTGAGISAESGIATFRDSNGLWEGHEVMDVASPEGWRRNPELVLNFYNERRKNAHQVHPNPGHLALAQLEEQFEVTVITQNVDNLHERAGSSKVIHLHGKLFESRSTVDENLIYPIKGWELKVGDLCEKGSQLRPNIVWFGEMVPMMEVAVKEAQEADIFMVVGTSLVVYPAAGLIDYVPYGIPVYVIDPNLPSVTKRPNLHLFPEKASTGVPKVAEILKNENTTENQ; this is encoded by the coding sequence ATGACAACACGTAAAAAAGTAGTGGTTTTAACTGGAGCCGGTATAAGCGCCGAAAGCGGCATTGCTACTTTCCGGGATTCAAATGGTTTATGGGAGGGCCATGAGGTTATGGATGTAGCCTCGCCGGAAGGTTGGCGACGTAACCCGGAGCTGGTACTTAATTTTTATAACGAACGGCGGAAAAATGCCCATCAAGTACACCCCAATCCAGGACATTTGGCTTTAGCGCAACTGGAAGAACAGTTCGAGGTTACCGTTATTACGCAAAATGTAGACAACTTACACGAAAGAGCTGGCTCCTCTAAGGTAATTCACTTGCACGGCAAGTTATTTGAATCGCGGAGTACCGTAGATGAAAACTTAATTTACCCTATAAAAGGCTGGGAGTTAAAAGTAGGCGACTTATGCGAAAAAGGCTCACAGTTACGGCCTAATATTGTTTGGTTTGGCGAAATGGTACCCATGATGGAGGTGGCGGTAAAAGAAGCCCAGGAAGCCGATATTTTTATGGTAGTAGGCACCTCGTTGGTAGTTTATCCGGCAGCAGGTTTAATTGACTACGTACCCTACGGCATTCCCGTTTACGTCATCGATCCGAATTTACCTTCCGTAACCAAACGACCTAACCTGCATTTATTCCCCGAAAAAGCCAGCACGGGAGTACCTAAAGTAGCAGAAATTTTAAAAAATGAAAATACTACAGAAAATCAATAA